The proteins below are encoded in one region of Candidatus Thiodiazotropha sp. LNASS1:
- the scpB gene encoding SMC-Scp complex subunit ScpB, protein MTDEEKLKQIVEAALLAAGRPLNLDQLQSLFPEQEAPDKKQLREVLAGLSDDYQGRGIEITEVGSGFRIQVRAEFSPWVSKLWVERPPKYSRALLETLALIAYRQPITRGEIEDVRGVSVSTNIIKTLTEREWVRVVGHRDVPGKPALYATTREFLDYFNLKSLNELPTLAEIRDLDSINRELELVDPEKQQQQGEIQTDQEADESIPLDPDQQPEAIESHEGEDTVPIMDEDQHLSKPATHESE, encoded by the coding sequence ATGACAGATGAAGAGAAATTAAAACAGATCGTCGAAGCCGCCCTGTTGGCCGCGGGACGTCCGCTCAACCTGGATCAGCTGCAGTCGCTGTTTCCCGAGCAGGAGGCGCCCGACAAGAAACAGCTGCGGGAGGTATTGGCGGGGCTGAGCGATGATTATCAGGGCAGGGGCATTGAAATCACCGAGGTTGGTAGCGGCTTTCGCATCCAGGTGCGGGCTGAGTTCTCCCCCTGGGTATCGAAACTGTGGGTGGAAAGGCCGCCCAAATACTCCCGTGCGCTGTTGGAGACTCTGGCCCTGATCGCCTATCGGCAACCGATAACCCGTGGTGAGATCGAGGATGTCCGTGGCGTCTCGGTCAGCACCAACATTATCAAGACCCTCACCGAGCGGGAGTGGGTCAGAGTCGTCGGCCATCGGGATGTTCCCGGTAAACCGGCCCTTTACGCCACCACCAGGGAGTTTCTCGACTACTTCAATCTAAAGAGTCTGAACGAGCTGCCGACCCTGGCTGAGATCCGCGATCTCGATTCCATCAATCGGGAACTTGAACTGGTCGATCCCGAAAAGCAGCAACAGCAGGGGGAGATCCAGACAGATCAGGAGGCGGATGAGTCGATCCCGCTTGACCCGGATCAACAACCCGAAGCGATTGAATCCCACGAGGGTGAAGATACCGTACCCATCATGGATGAGGATCAGCACTTATCCAAACCCGCCACCCATGAATCAGAGTAG
- a CDS encoding YciI family protein, with amino-acid sequence MYYAIIAEDRDDSLEQRLKARGDHLARLKQLQDEGRLLLAGPHPMIDSEEPGSAGFSGSLIVAEFDSLENAKAWADADPYIEAGVYARVQVKPFKKVLPA; translated from the coding sequence GTGTACTACGCAATCATTGCCGAGGATCGGGATGACAGCCTGGAGCAACGCCTCAAGGCACGGGGGGATCACCTGGCGAGACTGAAACAGCTCCAGGACGAGGGGCGCCTTTTGCTGGCCGGCCCCCACCCGATGATCGATAGCGAGGAGCCCGGTTCTGCCGGTTTTTCCGGCAGTCTGATCGTCGCCGAGTTCGACAGCCTCGAGAACGCCAAGGCCTGGGCCGATGCGGACCCCTATATCGAGGCGGGTGTCTATGCACGGGTCCAGGTAAAACCGTTCAAGAAAGTACTGCCAGCCTGA
- a CDS encoding PHP domain-containing protein produces the protein MFCEYDLHSHSTASDGTLSPGDLVNRAANAGVQVLALTDHDTTAGIEEALSAASSCGLVLIPGVEISVTWNKHTVHIVGLNVDHDNRALQLGLRELRRFRDWRAKEIAERLGKAGIEGAYEGVLAYSNGTLVSRTHFARYLVEQGLASDERRVFKHYLVKGKPGFVPGQWAELAQAVEWIHDAGGVAVVAHPARYKMTRSKLRRLFSEFVELGGEAIEVVSGSHSRDDYFTMAKHAGDFGLQASAGSDFHSPDNPWIEFGQLPLLPDNCRPVWSDWVIETATSDIRRAV, from the coding sequence ATGTTTTGCGAATACGATCTCCATAGCCACTCCACAGCCTCAGACGGGACCCTCTCGCCTGGAGACCTGGTCAACCGTGCGGCCAATGCGGGCGTACAGGTATTGGCGCTCACCGATCACGACACCACCGCCGGTATCGAGGAGGCTTTGTCGGCTGCCTCAAGCTGTGGCCTGGTGTTGATACCCGGTGTGGAGATATCGGTTACCTGGAATAAGCATACTGTCCACATCGTCGGACTGAATGTGGATCATGATAACCGGGCTCTGCAACTGGGGCTGCGCGAGTTGAGGCGGTTTCGCGATTGGCGTGCGAAAGAGATTGCCGAGAGACTCGGGAAGGCCGGTATAGAAGGCGCCTATGAGGGTGTGCTTGCCTACTCCAACGGTACCCTGGTGAGCCGTACCCATTTTGCCCGCTATCTGGTCGAGCAGGGTCTGGCAAGCGATGAGCGTAGGGTCTTCAAGCACTACCTGGTGAAAGGAAAACCCGGCTTCGTTCCCGGTCAATGGGCTGAACTGGCTCAGGCTGTTGAGTGGATACACGACGCCGGGGGCGTGGCCGTGGTGGCGCATCCCGCACGCTACAAAATGACCCGCTCGAAATTAAGGCGATTGTTCAGTGAATTTGTCGAGCTGGGGGGTGAGGCCATCGAGGTGGTCTCCGGCAGCCATAGTCGTGACGATTACTTTACAATGGCCAAACATGCCGGCGATTTCGGTTTGCAGGCCTCGGCCGGTTCGGATTTCCATTCCCCGGACAACCCCTGGATCGAGTTCGGACAGCTGCCGTTGTTGCCCGACAATTGCCGTCCCGTATGGTCGGATTGGGTGATCGAAACGGCAACGTCTGACATCCGAAGGGCCGTCTAG
- a CDS encoding tryptophan--tRNA ligase — MNQSPSSSRVLSGMRPTGRLHLGHYHGVLKNWVELQHQHECFFFIADWHALTTHYDDPSVIPESIWDMVVDWLAAGVDSEAATLFIQSLVPEHAELHLLLSMITPLGWLERVPSYKDQQEKLKEKDLATYGFLGYPLLQSADILIYRASQVPVGEDQVAHVELTREVARRFNHIYGREPDFEEKAEQARKKMGKKAAKQFTQLQRAYQEQGDPQALEDGRALLQAQQNINTEERERLLGYLEGSGRLILVEPQPLLTKASKMPGLDGQKMSKSYENTISLREKPEHVEQMLKRMPTDTNRVRRTDPGDPQKCPVWQFHLVYSDEGTKQWVEEGCRSAAIGCLDCKGPVIESVLNELKPMQQRAAEFEAQPDRVRRIITEGSERARVVAQETMREVRDAMSLRGFES; from the coding sequence TTGAATCAGTCGCCAAGCTCATCCCGCGTGCTTTCCGGCATGCGTCCCACCGGCCGTCTGCATCTTGGCCACTATCACGGTGTACTGAAGAACTGGGTGGAGCTGCAACATCAGCATGAGTGTTTCTTCTTTATCGCGGATTGGCATGCCCTGACCACCCATTATGATGATCCCAGTGTCATTCCGGAGAGCATCTGGGATATGGTCGTCGACTGGCTGGCGGCCGGTGTCGACAGCGAGGCGGCGACCCTGTTCATACAGTCCCTGGTGCCTGAGCATGCCGAACTGCATCTGCTGCTGTCGATGATCACCCCGCTGGGCTGGCTGGAACGGGTGCCCAGCTACAAGGACCAGCAGGAGAAACTGAAGGAGAAAGACCTTGCCACTTACGGCTTCCTGGGCTATCCGCTGCTGCAGTCGGCGGACATCCTGATTTACCGTGCCTCCCAGGTGCCGGTGGGCGAGGATCAGGTGGCCCATGTGGAGCTGACCCGGGAAGTGGCCCGTCGCTTCAACCATATCTACGGACGCGAGCCCGATTTCGAGGAGAAGGCGGAACAGGCGCGCAAGAAAATGGGTAAAAAAGCGGCCAAGCAGTTCACTCAACTGCAAAGGGCCTATCAGGAGCAGGGCGATCCGCAGGCCCTCGAGGACGGTCGAGCACTGCTGCAGGCGCAACAGAACATCAACACCGAAGAGCGTGAACGCCTGCTCGGATATCTGGAGGGGAGCGGGCGTTTGATTCTGGTCGAGCCGCAACCGTTGTTGACCAAGGCCTCGAAGATGCCGGGACTGGATGGACAGAAGATGTCCAAGTCCTATGAGAACACTATCTCCCTGCGGGAAAAACCGGAACATGTCGAACAGATGCTCAAACGCATGCCGACCGATACCAACCGGGTCAGACGCACCGATCCGGGCGATCCGCAGAAGTGCCCGGTCTGGCAGTTTCATCTGGTCTACTCCGACGAAGGCACAAAACAGTGGGTCGAGGAGGGGTGCCGTTCCGCCGCGATCGGTTGTCTCGACTGCAAGGGCCCGGTGATCGAGTCGGTGCTGAACGAACTGAAACCGATGCAGCAGCGGGCCGCTGAGTTCGAGGCCCAGCCCGATCGGGTGCGACGCATTATCACGGAGGGATCCGAAAGAGCCCGTGTGGTGGCTCAGGAGACTATGCGGGAAGTGCGCGATGCGATGTCTTTGAGGGGATTCGAATCATGA
- a CDS encoding endonuclease III domain-containing protein, producing the protein MTIYQQLSDRYEAQRWWPGETPFEVMVGAVLTQNTAWSNVEKAIDNLKRLDALNLESLLTMPPDSLAAQIRPAGYFNVKTKRLLNLCRFLQRNPGLEQLDTDELRARLLSIHGIGPETVDDILLYAFDRPVFVIDAYTRRLFGRLGLIAHDCGYESLRAGFEAALRSDSTLFSEYHALIVVHAKAHCRTKPVCVSCPLSELCRYRVDQLANGIPAV; encoded by the coding sequence ATGACGATCTATCAGCAGCTGTCGGATCGTTACGAAGCACAGCGCTGGTGGCCGGGTGAAACCCCTTTCGAAGTCATGGTGGGGGCGGTTCTGACCCAAAATACCGCCTGGTCGAATGTTGAAAAGGCGATCGATAATCTCAAACGATTGGATGCACTCAACCTTGAGTCGCTGCTCACCATGCCGCCGGATAGTTTGGCAGCGCAGATTCGTCCAGCCGGTTACTTCAATGTCAAGACTAAACGGTTGCTGAACCTATGCCGCTTTCTGCAGCGGAATCCCGGCCTGGAACAGTTGGATACCGATGAGTTGCGAGCACGGTTATTGTCGATTCATGGCATCGGGCCGGAGACGGTGGATGACATTCTGCTCTACGCCTTTGATCGGCCGGTCTTCGTGATCGATGCCTATACCCGGCGTCTATTCGGTCGCTTGGGATTGATAGCGCATGATTGTGGCTACGAGTCTTTGCGGGCGGGTTTCGAAGCGGCTTTGCGGAGCGATTCAACGCTCTTCAGTGAATACCATGCATTGATCGTTGTTCACGCGAAGGCACACTGCAGAACAAAACCCGTGTGTGTCAGTTGTCCTTTGTCTGAACTGTGTCGCTATAGGGTGGATCAACTGGCCAACGGCATCCCAGCCGTATAG
- a CDS encoding septation protein A, with product MKFLADFFPVILFFVAYKLYGIYVATAVAIASSVVQVAYGWLRKRHVEKMHLITFGILLVFGGLTILLQDRTFIMWKPSVINWLFGATFLASQYIGKKPLVQRMMESSISVPDPVWKRLNLTWSLFFILLGFLNLYVANDFFVVEHQLMELTGLQQIDYDNCSQHFQGNELEMCNTAHTLEETWVNFKLFGIMGLTLGFIVLQAFYLARHINDDEPESINT from the coding sequence ATGAAATTTCTTGCTGATTTTTTTCCGGTCATTCTCTTTTTCGTGGCCTACAAACTGTACGGCATCTATGTCGCCACCGCTGTCGCCATCGCATCGTCCGTGGTTCAGGTTGCCTACGGCTGGCTGCGCAAGCGGCATGTGGAGAAGATGCACCTGATTACATTCGGCATCCTGCTGGTTTTCGGCGGCCTGACCATCCTGCTGCAGGACCGCACCTTTATCATGTGGAAGCCCTCCGTGATCAACTGGCTGTTCGGCGCCACTTTTCTTGCCAGCCAATACATTGGCAAAAAACCGCTGGTACAACGAATGATGGAGAGCAGCATCTCCGTGCCGGATCCGGTATGGAAAAGGCTCAATCTGACCTGGAGCCTGTTCTTTATCCTGTTGGGCTTTCTCAACCTCTACGTGGCCAACGATTTCTTCGTCGTTGAACACCAATTGATGGAACTCACAGGACTGCAGCAAATCGATTACGACAACTGCAGCCAGCATTTTCAGGGAAATGAACTGGAGATGTGCAATACTGCGCACACCCTTGAGGAGACTTGGGTCAACTTCAAATTATTTGGCATCATGGGACTGACCCTGGGATTTATCGTCCTGCAGGCCTTCTACCTGGCGCGCCATATCAATGACGATGAACCAGAGTCGATTAATACATAA
- a CDS encoding site-2 protease family protein, whose protein sequence is MQGLSLIQKLAIFVLPLIFAITVHEAAHGWMAKRLGDKTAQMLGRVTLNPLKHIDPVGTILVPLGLYLLTGFMFGWAKPVPVNWNNLHKPKRDMGLVALAGPGANLIMALIWSILVYAGALLLESFAWLGVPLVLMGVTGVLINTILMALNMLPVPPLDGGRVVYSLLPPKQAHAYSKLETYGLLIVLALLMTGLLGFILEPVVAFTIMILPASDIVANLIPVILSPARS, encoded by the coding sequence ATGCAAGGGCTTAGTCTGATTCAAAAGCTGGCGATCTTCGTCCTGCCCTTGATCTTCGCCATTACCGTGCATGAGGCGGCCCATGGCTGGATGGCCAAACGCCTGGGGGACAAGACCGCACAGATGTTGGGACGGGTTACCCTGAACCCCTTAAAGCACATCGATCCGGTGGGTACCATCCTGGTGCCATTGGGTCTCTATCTACTGACCGGATTTATGTTCGGCTGGGCCAAGCCGGTGCCGGTCAACTGGAATAATCTGCATAAGCCTAAAAGGGATATGGGCCTGGTCGCGCTGGCCGGCCCAGGTGCTAATCTCATCATGGCGCTGATCTGGTCGATCCTGGTCTACGCCGGTGCGCTGTTGCTGGAAAGCTTCGCCTGGTTGGGGGTGCCCCTGGTGCTGATGGGGGTTACGGGTGTGCTGATCAATACTATTTTGATGGCACTCAACATGCTGCCGGTGCCGCCGTTGGACGGCGGCAGGGTGGTCTATTCCCTGTTACCGCCAAAACAGGCGCACGCCTATTCCAAACTTGAAACCTACGGCCTCCTTATCGTGCTTGCATTACTCATGACAGGGCTCTTGGGTTTCATCCTCGAGCCTGTCGTTGCATTTACCATCATGATCCTGCCGGCCAGTGATATAGTTGCCAATCTTATTCCTGTGATTCTCAGTCCAGCGAGGAGTTAG
- the rluB gene encoding 23S rRNA pseudouridine(2605) synthase RluB, translated as MNQSRDRAGERLQKVLANAGMGSRRQIEGWIVEGRVEVNGVAAELGQRVNPSDVIYVDGKRIAKRLLEAPVREVIVYNKPEGELVTRKDPEGRHTVFERMPKLKHGRWIPVGRLDINSSGLLLLTTDGELANQLMHPSRQVEREYAVRVMGEVTEEQLKALTHGVELEDGPARFEEIVESGGEGINRWFHVVIMEGRQREVRRMWEAVGARVSRLKRVRYGSVILESALKVGRWRYLNEQEVNDLLTTMGHSVAKQRKSHQAKSPQGDQKGRKSAKSSKPHQARGQKKAGAGRNKETRKPSGGKTDTIWKGKQGGRRSR; from the coding sequence ATGAATCAGAGTAGAGACAGAGCCGGCGAACGCCTGCAAAAGGTCCTTGCCAATGCTGGTATGGGATCACGCCGTCAGATAGAGGGGTGGATCGTCGAAGGACGGGTCGAGGTCAATGGCGTGGCTGCCGAGTTGGGGCAGCGGGTCAATCCGAGCGATGTCATATACGTGGATGGAAAGCGGATTGCAAAGCGACTGCTCGAAGCGCCGGTACGGGAGGTCATTGTCTACAACAAGCCGGAGGGCGAGTTGGTGACACGCAAGGATCCCGAGGGCCGTCACACCGTCTTCGAGCGCATGCCGAAGCTCAAGCATGGGCGCTGGATTCCCGTGGGACGCCTGGATATCAACTCCTCCGGCCTGCTGCTGCTGACGACAGATGGGGAGCTGGCCAATCAACTGATGCACCCGAGCCGGCAGGTCGAACGGGAGTACGCGGTCAGGGTGATGGGCGAGGTCACCGAAGAGCAGTTGAAGGCCCTCACTCACGGGGTCGAGCTGGAGGACGGACCGGCCCGTTTCGAGGAGATCGTCGAATCGGGCGGCGAGGGTATCAATCGCTGGTTTCACGTCGTGATCATGGAGGGTCGCCAACGGGAGGTCAGGCGGATGTGGGAAGCGGTAGGCGCCCGGGTCAGCCGACTCAAGCGCGTGCGCTACGGCAGCGTGATTCTGGAGAGTGCGCTGAAGGTGGGACGCTGGCGTTATCTCAATGAGCAAGAGGTCAATGATCTGCTCACTACCATGGGGCATAGTGTCGCCAAACAGAGAAAATCGCATCAAGCCAAATCCCCGCAGGGTGATCAAAAAGGCCGTAAAAGCGCCAAGTCGTCGAAACCGCATCAGGCAAGGGGTCAGAAAAAAGCGGGAGCCGGACGCAACAAAGAGACTCGCAAGCCATCCGGCGGCAAGACTGACACGATATGGAAAGGCAAACAGGGCGGCAGACGATCGCGGTAA
- a CDS encoding thioredoxin family protein, whose amino-acid sequence MLKLTTLSILLLFAVPQLQAAGDQEGLGQGLVNPGFHDKPAWFKNSFLDLQEDLQEATEEDKRVILYFHQDGCPYCAKLLNENFSIKAIVDKTQEAFQLVAINIWGDREVTGLSGEATTEKAFAASMKVMYTPTMLFLDEQGRRVLRINGYYAPHRFMTALDYVAGREERNLSFRNYLARIQPVASTGKLHRETDYLQPPMDLRRPTGADRPLLVLMEMKQCPPCDELHQEILPQSALQESLRGFDVALVDIWSGEELITPDGKRMKATKWAESLGIQYAPSMLFFDGSGREIFRSEAYLRTFHTHAVIDYVGSGSYRDQPNFQRFVQARADEMRTRGEVVDLMK is encoded by the coding sequence ATGCTGAAACTCACCACACTATCGATTCTGCTGCTGTTTGCCGTACCTCAATTGCAAGCTGCGGGGGATCAGGAGGGATTGGGTCAAGGATTGGTGAACCCGGGATTTCATGACAAGCCGGCCTGGTTTAAAAACTCCTTTCTCGATCTTCAGGAGGATCTGCAGGAGGCAACGGAAGAAGATAAAAGAGTGATTCTCTATTTTCATCAGGACGGTTGTCCCTATTGCGCCAAACTGCTGAACGAAAATTTCTCCATCAAGGCGATCGTCGATAAGACTCAAGAGGCGTTTCAACTGGTTGCGATCAATATCTGGGGCGACAGGGAGGTAACCGGATTGTCGGGCGAGGCTACTACCGAAAAGGCGTTCGCGGCGTCGATGAAGGTCATGTATACACCCACCATGCTGTTTCTGGATGAGCAGGGGAGAAGGGTATTGCGTATCAATGGCTATTACGCGCCTCACCGCTTCATGACGGCATTGGACTATGTCGCCGGCAGAGAGGAGCGCAATCTCTCCTTCAGGAATTACCTGGCCCGCATCCAGCCGGTCGCCTCAACAGGTAAATTGCACAGAGAGACTGACTATCTGCAGCCGCCAATGGATCTGCGCCGCCCCACCGGAGCCGACAGGCCGCTATTGGTATTGATGGAGATGAAACAGTGTCCGCCTTGTGATGAACTGCACCAGGAGATCCTGCCGCAGTCCGCACTGCAGGAGAGCCTGCGAGGATTCGATGTGGCGTTGGTGGATATCTGGTCCGGAGAGGAACTGATCACTCCGGACGGCAAGCGGATGAAAGCGACGAAATGGGCTGAAAGCCTTGGGATCCAGTATGCCCCCAGCATGCTGTTCTTCGATGGGTCGGGTAGGGAGATATTTCGCTCGGAGGCCTACCTGCGAACCTTTCACACCCATGCCGTAATAGATTACGTAGGCTCAGGCAGCTACAGGGATCAGCCCAATTTCCAGCGCTTCGTACAGGCCAGGGCGGACGAGATGCGCACCCGGGGCGAAGTGGTCGACCTGATGAAATAG
- a CDS encoding ScpA family protein, translated as MEETEHHPHYHPEQEEMPFAMVMGEPLATPPTDLYIPPDALEVFLDAFEGPLDLLLYLIRRQNLDILDIPISDITDQYVQYIEMMKDLRLELAAEYLVMAAMLAEIKSRMLLPRPTSEEEEGEDPRAELIRRLQEYERYKQAAEDLDGLEHMTRDTFQGHAELVERHVEKREPDVDLREILLALQDVMSRADMFSSHRVEKEPLSVRERMSHVLQVVNGKDFLPFTELFDITEGRLGVVVTFLAILELMKVSLLELVQTDDFAPIHVKAKTA; from the coding sequence ATGGAAGAAACTGAACACCATCCGCACTACCATCCCGAGCAGGAGGAGATGCCCTTCGCCATGGTCATGGGGGAGCCGTTGGCGACGCCCCCCACCGATCTCTACATCCCCCCCGATGCGCTCGAGGTCTTTCTCGATGCCTTTGAGGGCCCGTTGGATCTGCTGCTCTATCTCATCAGGCGTCAGAATCTCGATATCCTCGATATCCCCATATCGGATATCACCGACCAGTATGTGCAATATATCGAGATGATGAAGGACCTGCGGCTCGAGTTGGCGGCGGAATACCTGGTGATGGCGGCGATGTTGGCGGAGATCAAGTCCCGCATGCTGCTGCCCAGGCCGACGAGCGAGGAAGAGGAGGGGGAAGACCCGCGGGCGGAGCTGATCAGACGACTGCAGGAGTACGAACGCTATAAACAGGCCGCGGAAGACCTGGATGGTCTGGAACATATGACCCGGGACACCTTCCAGGGGCATGCGGAACTGGTAGAACGGCATGTGGAGAAGCGAGAGCCCGATGTTGACCTGCGGGAGATCCTGCTGGCTTTACAGGATGTGATGTCCCGTGCGGATATGTTCAGCAGCCATCGCGTAGAGAAAGAGCCGCTCTCGGTCAGAGAACGGATGTCCCATGTGTTACAGGTGGTGAACGGCAAGGATTTTCTGCCGTTTACAGAACTGTTTGATATCACCGAGGGCCGCCTTGGCGTAGTGGTGACCTTTCTTGCGATCCTGGAACTGATGAAGGTCTCGTTGCTCGAGCTGGTTCAGACAGATGACTTTGCCCCCATTCACGTGAAAGCGAAGACAGCCTGA
- a CDS encoding GGDEF domain-containing protein gives MSGIHSTPQKPSAPTPLQMSRQSTVRENTLGLVLELSGKLQTTLEVDAVIELFANALQTQFQYDTFNYRSKDGDVDILLGEKAGRNRLEYDLNVLDTALGHITISRNRRYKKLEVQQIENLLAALLYPLRNALLYRAAIQSAFLDSLTGVKNRSAFDENFSRDIEFNRRKLSDLSLLVLDIDFFKKINDHYGHAVGDMVLKEIATTVEHTIRSSDALYRYGGEEFVVVLNDTNIAGAQLLAKRIRRNVENLRIKSLKDVRITLSVGVSAMLDQDTPESLFERADSALYQAKQNGRNQVYTAGMPLAS, from the coding sequence ATGAGCGGTATCCACAGCACACCTCAGAAACCATCTGCACCCACTCCCTTGCAGATGTCTCGGCAATCAACCGTCAGGGAGAATACCCTCGGTTTGGTTTTGGAACTGAGCGGTAAGCTGCAGACCACCCTTGAGGTGGATGCCGTGATCGAGCTGTTCGCGAATGCCCTGCAGACGCAATTTCAATACGACACATTCAATTATCGCAGCAAAGATGGCGATGTCGATATTCTTTTAGGTGAAAAAGCGGGCAGAAACAGACTCGAGTATGATCTGAACGTGTTGGATACCGCACTTGGCCATATCACCATCAGCCGAAACAGACGATATAAAAAGCTTGAAGTGCAGCAGATCGAGAATCTGCTTGCCGCCCTGCTCTACCCACTGCGTAATGCGCTGCTCTACAGAGCAGCCATTCAGAGCGCCTTTCTCGACTCCCTGACCGGGGTAAAAAACCGCAGCGCCTTCGATGAAAATTTCAGTCGCGACATCGAATTCAATCGCCGCAAACTGAGCGATCTATCACTGCTGGTGCTGGATATCGACTTTTTCAAAAAGATAAATGACCACTACGGTCACGCCGTGGGTGATATGGTATTGAAAGAGATCGCCACCACAGTGGAGCATACCATTCGCAGCAGTGATGCCCTCTACCGCTACGGTGGCGAGGAGTTCGTTGTGGTGTTGAACGATACAAACATTGCGGGCGCCCAGCTTTTGGCAAAGCGCATCCGCCGCAACGTGGAAAACCTGCGCATCAAATCTTTGAAAGATGTCCGCATCACCCTCAGTGTGGGCGTCAGCGCCATGCTCGACCAGGACACCCCGGAGAGCCTTTTTGAACGGGCGGACAGCGCGCTCTACCAGGCCAAGCAGAACGGACGCAATCAGGTCTATACGGCTGGGATGCCGTTGGCCAGTTGA
- a CDS encoding peptidylprolyl isomerase, with translation MKTKILLAAVCSAGLLTACNQSTDQASTAAKTDSDRPATVPEMNEPTTGDMDVETLLTVNGEAITRTMYSLYFQDRMRNVPDAQNSPEMQMSVLNELSNIIIVAQDAEKQGILKRPEVAASVDLLKAKLLTQIAIQDFASSHEPSEEDIQKAYQEDYAGQSGNEYKARHILVKEQDEATALIEKLDGGADFAELAVEHSTGPTGKNGGDLGWFDVAQMVKPFGDALKTLEKGKYSAAPVETQFGWHVILLEDTRVSEAPSLDSVKGKIVNKLKQVALSDYMQGLRDSSKLVFNEKNAQPAPAADPSAAAPGSAPAGEAPATDSATPSMEANAEMDKPAEAAK, from the coding sequence ATGAAAACTAAGATCTTATTAGCTGCAGTTTGCAGCGCAGGACTGCTGACAGCCTGCAATCAGTCTACGGACCAGGCTTCAACCGCAGCCAAGACGGATAGCGACCGTCCCGCCACCGTACCCGAAATGAACGAACCCACAACCGGCGACATGGATGTTGAAACCCTGCTCACCGTCAATGGCGAAGCGATTACCCGCACCATGTACAGCCTCTACTTTCAGGACCGCATGCGCAACGTGCCCGATGCGCAAAACTCCCCTGAGATGCAGATGAGCGTGCTCAATGAGCTGTCCAATATCATCATCGTGGCACAGGATGCGGAGAAACAGGGTATCCTAAAGCGTCCGGAAGTCGCGGCATCGGTTGACCTGTTGAAAGCCAAGCTGCTGACCCAGATCGCCATCCAGGACTTCGCCAGCAGCCACGAGCCCAGCGAAGAGGATATCCAGAAGGCTTATCAGGAGGATTATGCAGGACAGTCCGGTAATGAATACAAGGCCAGGCATATCCTCGTGAAAGAACAGGATGAAGCAACCGCGCTGATCGAAAAACTCGATGGCGGCGCCGATTTCGCTGAACTCGCCGTCGAACATTCAACCGGACCCACCGGTAAGAATGGCGGCGACCTCGGCTGGTTCGATGTGGCACAGATGGTAAAACCCTTTGGCGACGCCTTGAAAACCCTGGAAAAAGGCAAATACAGCGCAGCCCCGGTAGAGACCCAGTTCGGCTGGCATGTCATTCTGCTGGAGGACACCCGTGTGTCAGAGGCGCCGTCGCTGGACAGCGTCAAGGGCAAGATCGTCAACAAGCTGAAACAGGTCGCCCTCTCCGATTACATGCAGGGCCTGCGCGATTCCAGCAAACTGGTCTTCAATGAAAAGAACGCCCAGCCCGCCCCTGCTGCCGACCCGAGCGCCGCAGCACCCGGGTCCGCTCCTGCCGGGGAAGCCCCAGCGACTGACAGCGCAACCCCAAGCATGGAAGCAAACGCCGAGATGGATAAACCGGCTGAAGCAGCCAAGTAA
- a CDS encoding L-threonylcarbamoyladenylate synthase: MALFLQIHPDNPQPRLINQAVEIIREGGLVIYPTDSSYALGCHIGDKGAMERIRRIRKVEQSHNFTLVCRDLTEISNYAKIDNRDYRLLKALTPGPYTFIHKATKQVPRRLMHPRRKTIGIRVPDNAIVSALLEELAEPIMSTTLIMPGEEMPLTDPYEIRDLLDHQVDLIIDGGYCGFEPTTVVVMTEELPEVVRAGKGDTSMFDV, translated from the coding sequence ATGGCCCTGTTCCTCCAGATACATCCGGACAATCCCCAGCCACGGCTGATCAATCAGGCGGTTGAGATCATTCGCGAGGGTGGCCTGGTGATCTACCCCACCGATTCCAGCTATGCCTTGGGATGCCATATCGGCGACAAGGGGGCGATGGAGCGTATTCGGCGCATCCGTAAGGTGGAGCAATCCCACAACTTCACCCTGGTATGCCGGGATCTGACAGAGATCTCCAACTACGCCAAGATCGACAACCGCGATTACCGCCTGTTGAAGGCGTTGACCCCCGGCCCCTATACCTTCATCCATAAGGCCACCAAGCAGGTTCCCAGGCGGCTGATGCATCCCCGGCGAAAGACCATCGGTATCCGGGTGCCCGACAACGCCATCGTCAGCGCCCTGCTGGAGGAGCTGGCAGAACCGATCATGAGCACCACCCTGATCATGCCGGGGGAGGAGATGCCCCTGACCGATCCCTACGAGATACGGGATCTATTGGATCATCAAGTGGATCTAATCATCGATGGCGGCTATTGCGGCTTCGAACCCACAACCGTGGTGGTGATGACCGAGGAGCTGCCCGAGGTGGTGCGGGCCGGGAAGGGCGATACATCCATGTTCGATGTATAA